In the Clarias gariepinus isolate MV-2021 ecotype Netherlands chromosome 10, CGAR_prim_01v2, whole genome shotgun sequence genome, cagtaatgattctctttaagaaacttcctccttctttctccatttttgctcgcaccacAGTTCCAATGAACTGATGTTACACATTCACACCTGTACAGCAGTGACAGGGGAGACAGAAGCCTTGAACGGAAAGTGCTGCGCAGCAAACCTaggtgtggataatttttgagtCACGCTCGTacaatattatacagtacaggggagcaaaacaaatgtataaaataaagaatgtaGCTGGGAAAAATTACTTTACTATTGTCATATTATCAATCGTACCATATACAGCATACGGAATACAAACCTAAAGGAAACACCCTGTACTCTGCTGCAGTCAGAAGCTCACAGATGTGTGGCTAGTGGCTGACACCAGCAACCCCTTCATGCATTCACATTCCAAGCGGGTTTACCAAGGTTAAAAAAacaccatttaaaaacaaacactaattACATACCCTGATTCTCATATGTAGAACTTTACTAATTCCATGAACTGAAATATCGGTCCACACAAACACTGCCTATAATGATTGTTTCTGACGTAATTTTTTAGCAAATAAGTACCTGAAAACTGCAGAACACTCACAATGGAAAAATCAATCTCACCAATAATCCCAAGTCCACAAATCACTGCAAAAAACAGTGACAGATCAGTGTTACATCACAACGCCTGTTCCAACCGACTTGGTTGTGTACCCCATCTCAGCTGGGTCATATGAACTTGGCTGCAAAACGCAGAACACAGCCCTCCCATCCATGAGACTCAGTAAAGCCCTCACAGTGAACACCTGCCACTATAATTCATATGAAAACTCACAACTACACTGATTTAATGCACCCACTGCATAATACGAAAGCACTTCTCCACCTTTTCCTCCCACCCTGCCAGGACAAAAATTAATAGATGATAGAAGGGGTTTATCTGCCAAGCAAGTAGTATACTAAGCCAAGATAAAAACAGTGAAACTGGTTTAAGCTTAAGAAGGgataataaaatgttaagaaagTATTTGAATAAATAACATAATTCTCTTGTTTTCCTTAAGCCTATTTATTGATCCAACATTGATCCaacttttaatcttttgaacTGACATATGAAGCAATTTGTACAACTGCATGTCCAGGTCGATACCATTGAACCGAACTCAGGGTGTGAATGTTTTACAGACTTTCTATTTATTACGCACCTGAAAAAGTTGCACTAAATTGAGATCGTGGTGAAGCAGGGGGTTTTAACACATTCACTGCAGACCTCGCAGATGTGAGAGACTGAGATGATGAGATTTTCTTGTTTCCTGCAAAATCATTCATAACACAGAAAAGATTTTATATGGAAAAGAAAGGATCCCAAAAGTTACATAGGTTACTGGGTAGTGGGTATATTACCATCAGCACTTTGTCAGGCATAATTTATAATAactttatatgtatatatatatatatatatatatatatatatatatatatatatatatatatatatatatatatatataaatctctgataaaaaagcttttttctctctcataaaAAGCTTTCTGATGCTTTATAGATGCAACCCTTTTGCAGTATTTCAGCATGTCATTAATCAAAATTTTTAAGCCCCGCTATGAACAAAAAATTCCAGacaaaaaattttatacaaCTAGAgatgcacacatttttttttttattcctacaTCCTACAGACCTTGAGAAATCTTTGAGAAACCAGGTATTCCACTACATCCTGCTCATAATATACTTGAAAGTGTCAACGATTGTCTATTTAATCAGTAGGAACCATCTATAAATCAGCTGCCTGAAGCTCAATATGAATTCTCTGAACTGTAAACATttcctgtatatactgtacagtacaaaaaggtttttctttttaccaaAAGATGGAACTTTAGGTGATATACTTTGAAGCCTGGTTCTTAATGATGTCGTCTTGTTAGTAGTAGGTTTTCCCAAAGCTCCTAAAGGTGACTCCAACTCtgcaaacatacacaaaaacacaacctGAATTCTACAGAAACGTGCATGAGAGAAAGGATTCAATGTGCCCAGTGATTCTGAATAAATAGATGCATTGAGACTATTGAAGTTGCCTGATGCTAATTCTATGCGCACATCATGAAATAGATACTATAAGGgatatttaaaagtttgttgAATAACTGAGTATTTGCAGCTTACAAAAAAGGGTCTTCTAACATGCAAAGACTTTCATGTTCTGGGGAACTGAATAGGGATGACCAAAATAACCTAAAAGATGTGAATATTTTAGGAGTGCGTCAACAATGTGTCAGGTAACAAAACACTAagcacaatattttaaaatacagctGCATGCACCAACAGcagagattttattaaaaaataatctctTTACCAGAATTTTAAAGTCTCCAAAGGTCTAGGACAACTTACTTCTTTGGGGTGGAGTCTTAGATTTCCCATTATAGGCAGCTAACAAAGGAATGATACAGAAGCGATAGGATCCAATGAGGAAGCATGCCAAGAGCGTGAGATCACATTGAGCACCTACACTGGATTTGGGGATCAGGGTTGAGTTGTCAAAAACATACAAGGAAAATTCACTCCAGGTACAGCTGCGGAGGCCCCCCGTAAGCCAACATTAGTAGGACTGAATGTATAACTTGCAAatgcaaaacaaaccaaaaaagttGTCAGATATACATAAAGTTttctataatgtacagtatgatgagTATAAAAGTGTGCCTTTTTCCTTGCTCCCCACAAATGAAGTGGAGTGGAACATACTCAGCCTGATAGACATGTGGGGACTTAGGAGTCTCACTCATAGAAAAGCACAATAGTCCTCCAATGAGGAAGCAGCAGGCATGGATGCtcagagaggggaaaaaaaagcctctTTGTCTGAACAGAGCTACCGTTCTCCGTTTGCACGAATACCACTGGCCTACTTTTCAACTGGCCTTAGGTCCACAAATTCACAATAACTAGAgttacagtaaaaaaagaaaattgaaaaaaataaaaacttcagCATAGACAGTGATTTATTTATGACTCTGTGACCCAGAAAGAGGAATTATATGGGTGAACATTGTAAAATACATCACGCCTTTAAGCAAACATGAAACCAATTAAGTCAATCTGGTAGGTCTGAGTAAATCCTAAATGAAAGAATCTACCTCATCACAGCTTAAATGAGAGTTAAGATTCCAGCATGGAAAAGTGGGGCAGCAACTAACTGTAAGGTTGCTCATGTCTACACTGACTAGTTATAGCTATATTCTTGACTGGACATAATGCGCAGATGCTTAACTGTCCATCATACTGTCAAATGTagaatgtaaaacatgcaaagagCTATCTATCCTGGATGGAGAACCAAAGCACATTTTATCCTTCCAGTAGGAGCAGTAACTCAGACAGACctgcttttatattttaacaaccCAAGAGGTGGTACATACTGATATTCGCAAAGTGACTGCGGTATCTAATAGACTGGGAAGTAAAGATCTGTTGGTATAACTTGAAGGGGAAAAATGGCATTCCTGCTCATGTACTCTGCGAAATACATCTagcaaactaataaaataaacagtgacTATAAAGTACAAAGCACAACCAGGCAAAAAGTCAGCAGGTATTTTTAACACCAATGCTGtgtatcaaaataaaaaaactgcttGATCCATAGAATATGCAGCACCAAGTGTAGTGTTATCTGATTAAATCATACTCAGTAAATAGAATTTTACACTCTGCCTTTAATGAGTGAAATATTCATGTCATAAAATAGCTAACATTGGTCTAGGCGAATATTAAAGATTTTGAAAAAACACTTGCTGATTTGAGTGCATTATACaaagctttaaaacaaacatctaaACCAGGCATAACTAAATGATTGCTAAAGACTGATAAAagagaataattaatatattaaaaatgtagtgCTTTTTCCCTTGAGATGAGCATAGGCTATATGCGACACCCAACAGTACCCGAGAAGCCTAAAGGTAAAAGGCAACAGTGTTTACCACTAAGCCACGATGCCACTGAATAGTTACTGGAAATTGACAGTGAATTGTATTAAAATGCTAGGGAAATAttaaattgcttattttatatagACTTATAATGAATGCAAATATAGAGATCTAAATAACCTCAGCTTAAAAATTGTATTGACCAAACCTTcctaaattttaattcagtatCCCTAATCTAAAAAGTCTCACCACGCTTTGTGTGTCCACCTGAGCTTTTGAGTTGGGTCCTTGTCTTTACTGGCAATTTTGAGGCTGATGAATGTTGGTGGCCAGTAGGAAGAGAAAACTTGGAGATGGTTCCCACTCCCCCATCAGTTCCCGTACCTTCGGTAACTCGCATGCTTGGATTACCTACATcaaaaacagacaaatgttGTCAGTAAGTAAATGTTGTCAGAAAGCaaaagcatttacagtatgcaaTATATGTAACATAGGCATTTATGTAACATATGTATCCAGGAAACACGAAATGTGCACCAGTTGTCCATTTACAAAAGCTCTTTGCAtagttttacattaaaaaagtgaaaagcacTCAACCCCATCAATGACCGATTCAACACAGCACTTCTTTCCTTGCAATGTTTTTTCCATTATCCCTACTGCTTTCCGGACTATATTGAACTTCTCAGTGGGCCTCTAATTTTCTTCTGTAACTATGAGAATGGCCAGAGAGAGCAGGAAGggttatgtttatataaaagtCTGTAAAGGTAGAGAAGGCACATCTGTATCCTTTGCCAGTCCTCTGGGAACATGACAAGATTAGTTTATCAGGAACAGGAAAACATGCTCTAAGTCATATATAGGGCATTCCTATGCTTGTAGTAAAAATCTACAAACCAAAGATATAAACTTCTGCTTGTCTGCCatatacaatactgtacatgcacagtTTTCTGCTTACTTCAGATCAAACACAATAGCAGTTTAGCTGTGGATTAGACATAAACAATGTATTTGTTGTTTAGACTAGTTAAGATCAAACACAGAACACGGgtgtaaaatgaaaaatgaagtgATTGTAAGTTATacttataaatatgtataatatagtGTTGTAAAAGTGCTGGAAATAACaatgatattttttatatacagtcacaacaacaaaaacactatATTAAGTTTGTAGAAATCTGTAGAGAGCAATGTTATGGTTAAGCATTaaagtattgattttttttcttgcaaaaagtaaaaacacaaactgaattacataattttttttaacatgcaaccTGGCATCACCCAGCATGAGTTCAGATGTAGGTCACTACAGACAAacgtgtagaaaaaaaaacaaaaaaaaaaaaacacacagaacacaaAAACTTTACCACTATTTACATTACTATTATTTAAAGCACTACAGTGTGCTTGGACTACTAAAGAACTGCAATTAATAAGCTGAAACTACCACGTGCGAGCCATATTCCATACCTCCAGATGTGCTCAGTTTGTTTCTTGAAGAAGGCATGTCAGTGGTGGTGCAGCCATTTTTCTGTGCCGTGCCAGACTTAAGCTTTGATGCAGATAGAGGCGGTGGCCGAAGGCTTGCAGCTGGAGTCCGCGCTGGCGAAGAACCTCCTGCCCTGGATGACAATGGCTGAGAGCCAAGACTGCTTTTACGCCAATCACACAGTGAGGCTCCTACTGGCTGGGACGAGTCTGCCTGCAATAGGAGCTTCCTTTTATCCACAAACTCCCAAGAAAACCGACTGAAGTCTGTGTGTCCCACACTTACTATGGTGTTGGCCATAACAGAACTAAACAATGTAGTGCTGCAGTGGAGAACTTGTGCACACTCAGAACTTGCTTTTGCACTATAGTTCTCCTGAGAATAATCTCTGCCAAGCAACACCTCTCCCTTCCCACTCCCCCCCATGCTCTATAAACATAGTGAGTGTGTACACATGGAATACATTTGCCAGAGTAGCAAGACCATTTTTAACACAACAATTAAAGTCATTCACAGCAATAACGGGGTAGTGTGGACATCCATTAGGTTTAAGATAGTTAACTAAAATTGAATTTGTAttataaatcatatatataaaatacatttttacagtgTTTCTAAAACTTAACAAACTCGAGTAcactgggcaatttggaaaaaagaaatacagccTTAAAAACCGCTTCCTTATTTACTTGCCTTGGTTCTCTCAAAAATGTTTAACCttacaccaattagccataacataAAAATCACCCGAATTATATTGTGCACATCTCCACTTGACTTCACGAGACCTCTgatggtgtgctgtggtatctggcaccaagacacCAGCAGCAAATCATTTAAAACCTGTATTTGTTTATCATATCCCACAGATGATTAATCagattcactcactcatcgtctataccgctttatacctgtactgtatacaaacTCGTGGAgggtctggagtctatcccaggagacttagggcatgaggcggggtccACCTTAAACGggctacacacatacacacacgtgcgcgcacacacggcAATTTGGGGAATgggaattagcctaatctgcatatctttggactgtgggaggtaaccaaagtacccagaggaaacccaccaagcacgggaagaacatgcaaactccatgcacaaagaggcAGGAATTGGTTTACCTTCACTATACATAAACATACGTGAGGCTTGGCACCAATCCTCCTGTCACTTATTATCTGAATTTTCTCTTTAAGAGTGTTTGTGTTGGGTTTTAACTACTGCAAGAGCTGCATTTTGGAGATCCTCAGACCATTGTTAGTCATCTAACAATGTTAACAACAACAGTGATGACTAATGTTTCACAGAAACTTTTACTTGGCCATTTTTTCTCCTTCCAACTTTGAGAACTGACTGTTTACATGCTGCAAAATATACCCAACCCATTAACAGGTGCCACTGTAAATGACATCAAGTTTATTCACGTCATCTGACAACAGCATTAATATTATGGCTTATAGGGGTATagataaaaccaaaaatgtCATACACATTTGTTAGTCTACAGGATAAATGTGGCTTAAATGTAGAAGGTAAAAAgttaatatgtacagtaaaattaatttttagtaaaaaaaaaaaagtttctacattttactgatttatttagaCTTACTTTTGCACTGTTTTTCTGAGGTTTCCCGagacatttttcttctttagaaGAAGAATGTCTGTGTCCCAATTTGGCAGCTTGACTCAAAAAACCTCGTACAGATGAGCTTACGATCCTCCCGACCCGTTTATCCTCTGCCTTTGTGTCTTCTTTCGTTTTTGATGAGCTGGAAGCCTCAGACAACGTCCGAGGCCGGAACTTTGGAGCAGGTGCAGTGTCTTGAGTGGATGAGAGAGTTCTCTTTATCACATTGTTCTGATTCCTCTTAAGCCCACCACATGTGACAGTGGAGCTGGAAGAACTTGCAGAGATATTTTTATTAGGAGATGCTGTGCTTTGCTTGGAAAGGGAATGTCGAGTCTGGTTTTTGTGCTGTCCTAGATTGGAGGAAGCATTGACAACAGTTGCGCTTGATGGCTTTAAGGCACTTGTGGGTCTAGACATTACTTTAGATTTTACATTACTGAAGTCAGGCTTCACATATGTCTTAGTTTCTAACTTATTACTTTTAGTGGATGCAGCCAAAGAAGTTTTAGGCTTCTGAGAGACAGAACTTTGCTGTTCTTTTACGACTTGGGCCAATGGACTCCCGAATTCACTTTTACTTTTGTTAAGAGAGGAGTCTGAAAGGcaaaatgttttacagtttATAGCCTGAACAGGAGTAGAGGTCTGAGCATTACCACTAATGTCTAGTTCCTCAGAGATTGGAATTTGAAATGTCTTTCCTTCAGCTGATGTGGAGGGAGTGGATCTTGCAGCttcaatatgattttttttcagattaacTGGTGTAACACATTCCGAATTATTAACTGCTACAAACAAATGTGAAGCTTTGCTTTGACCAGGTCCATTATGAGGAACTGTTTGAAAGACATCCTCTTCCATTGTAAATGTCTGATTGCTTGGCTGGATGAAAGTGACTCCAAAGTCTGTAGGTTTGCTGTTTTGTCCTGGAGCACTAACCGTGCCATGCATAAGACCCTCACAGACATCAGGCAGCAAACCAGGCATCACACCAATATCAGAAGGCGTATCCAAAGATTCCTCCAAGACTGAGGCACTGAGTGGTTGATCAGACTCCTGAGTAATAAAACTGTTATTGTCCCTAATTAGCATCTCACTAGAGCTCACAGAGCTGTGGTTCTCACTGGAGCGAGGGGGTGATGGAGTAACAAATCCTACAACAAAGGACTTTTGTGCATCAGTGTTGGAGCACATTTTTGAAACACGGTCACATTTCTTTACAAGGAGACCATGGACATCTGGTATGGTACTTTTAGAATCTATATTTTCATTTTGCAAGCCAGAGATCATAAAAGATAGATTCGGGTTACAGTTGTCATCTACAGTTTTCATATAGCTGACGGTGGCCAAGTTTGTTTGTGGATCCACTTTTTGAATTATACTTGTAGTTGAAATCAGTTCACCGACACAGTCCTTGGTCATCTCTGCATCAACAGGGCTGTTTGTCTTCCCATGACTGCTGCTATCCCTTGGAGAATTAGATGAAGTGTCACTAGGACAAGTAATGTCATTTCCATTTTGGTCCTCTGCAAACAATGGGAGGTGCATAGCACTAAAGGGAACCTCCATGCCTTTGCCTGTTTGAGTGATTTTAATTTCAGGGGAGCCAACTTCAATGTCTAAACATCTATAGTTTGACTGCATATGTTCTTGTGTGGTAAGCGTTTACATATCGCCTAACGCAAAATACCTGAAACAGAGAAAAGGTATTTAAATTAGAAATTTAATCAGTATTCAAGTTAAAGACAAGACAGAAAGACTGCCTAATGTAAAGTGTAGATGAAAAGTGCCTCTCAAGACAACATCAAAATACAACATTTGTCTATCTGTTAAGAAGTCTTCTACCTCATTTTAATTTAGCTTGACCAGGCACCTTAAATATGACAAGCTGCTTAGTCTTAGTCATTTCATTAGTTTCTTGTTAGCCCTATAAAGCCTCCATTTTAGCTCATTTTCAGGTATAAAGATTTTACTACATCTAAACGTATCCAGTGATatgttttaagtttaaatgttCATAGTAAAAAATTACCAGTATTTTTACCAGTATTACCATGTTCACAGTAAACTCCAACTGCCTGCTAATTACGCAACCCAATCCATTGAGCcttaatgttttataatcaaTCCACTGAACAACCTTTCTAGTATCAAGCACATGATACTCTATCAATTTTTAATATCTCCAAGACACCTTTTGCTCATAAGTAACAGAGTAGATGATGTCACTATGCTCCATTCCTCCAGTTAACCTTTCTTGCATATCTAACTAAAGACATTTCTGAAACGGCACAGTTTATTGTTATAAGTGCCTAGGTAAGAAAAACTACATTTTGTGAGACgccttttatattttaaatcaacAGCAACTGGTAATCAAAAACTCATTAAATGACTGGTACCACAAAACTTGTTTTGCATATCACAAATTCTGGTTGATTataaaaatcacaaatattaaatgaaagtaCATAAGATAAGAAGAAAGATAATTGCCCTAAACTCAGATGCATTAAAATGCCTACTGAATTCAAAATCCTCTTATTGCTGATTGTGTTAGTCTAACCCTCCTGTTGCTATTAATAGTAAACTCAGGAGTAGATGATTTACTCCTAATTTCTCATATAATTCTTGTGgactatttactttttttttttttttagttttaaaacataataaatgctAAAACAAGAGGGGACCAAAAACCATCATATTTTCTGTTCTGCCTGCTCATGCCAATCATAACCACAGTCCACAGAGGTAGAAATAGTTTAGTATGATtttaaacaggtaaaaaaaGATCCTGCACACTCCACTGCACTCCTGTCAAGTACAATAAAGGAAGGGGGGTGTAGACATAGAAAGGAGTTTTCTAAAGCCAGGCCTTTTACCAGGTTGAATTAGAAAATCAAACCTATACATATTAAGATTTCATAatcaaataatctactgaaatGCTTAGCCTGGAGAGATTTATAAGATCTATGATTCATCAAGAGCACTGTGTGAACAAACATATCAGCAGAACATTTTCCTCTGTGTTAGCAAAGAGGGAGGTGTCTGTAACACGTAACAGGTACAGACAGGAAAAAACAATTATCCACTAGGCAAAGGTTCATGTCTCTCACAAAgacataaaatatttgtttaaaattatacatGAGGAATAGCTATTGGGCTGGGTTTGCCCCTTTGGgtacttaaatacacttaacCTATACAgttaacctactgtacatgcttaATTCAATGAGACTTTGCTCCATGGTGACTCACAGCAAAATAATAACTagtttaattataaatgattataatGCGACTTCagttaatctttaaaaaatgataatatattTAAGAAAAGCCTGTGGTAAGAGAAAAAAGTTTTGCTGAACTGAGCCTAACCTGCTGTAGGTCTTTTAACATATTAAGTACAAAAATGGTGATGTTATCACCACAACAAACAGCCCTGACAGGGAGTGGAAGTATTTGTTTTCAGTACATAAAAAACTGTACGTGCAAAGGAATTTATTTCCTTCCATTATTAACACTgggcatttaatttttttccgttttttaTTCCTCAGTCTTACGAAATTCCGTGAACAGACTGCCTGCTCAGGTAAGACAAGAAACAACCACCTCTTTGTTAACAAACTACTATAAATGGGACAATCACTAAAGTCATATGCAACACACCTCTACTAGGACATAAGTGCTTTCAAAAGTCATCAAAATTAAAGATAAGGCTCAAGTACATAGACCTCTTAAGTTAAGGTGGTCATAAAAACAGGCAGAGGCTAAGATTTTATTTACTCTGAACCTTTACTGAGGGATATAATAATGCTCCTGTTCATGGTGTAGCATAGTCAAGCCATATGGCAGtgcaaaatattatatttttatattaagccAGCAAAAATGGTACATTACATTGCTTTTTGCACAACAAACTTATAAGAAAAAGGATACATTACATATGATTAAATACAGATTTACTAAAACACAAGCAGCTTTTTAAATCTGATCCTCTCTGTGTATATACGCCTGAACGactcttttgaaaaaaaataaatttgttgcAGTATTTATTCTGTGAGCATAAAGCCAAGGTAAACTGCTAGTATTCAAGTCTAGTATTCTAGTTTCCAACATATTcaatgcagttaaaaaaaaacagacctacCAGCTCTGTTACACAGTTTtcttcaagattttttttttttgtaaaattgatCCCATCAGTGGTATGGCACAGATTCAGACCAAACACAGAACTGCATACTCCTCACATATTCATCTTCCAGCCCCCAACTCAGAATCAAAGTTGCCAGAGCATCTTTAACACACTGCTTAAGTATAGGCTCTTTCTCTAAGAGCTGTCTGAACCAGCAGCACTAATTCCTTTTTTAACAAGTAATCTTAGTGCTAACTTCCATCCTCTTTGGGCAATCAGAAATTACTCATTCTAGCACGCCTCTGCACGCACCACTCCACAGTTCAAGGTCCAGCTCAAGCCTGTGGTAATGTTACGAGGCTAAGTTTACTGGAGAGAGCATTTGGTTACCTTATCCCTAGCAGGACCTTTGCAAGGGGGGCGGGACATGGACATGGCAGGACAGAAAGGCATTTGCTGTTGCTATGCAACCAAAGGCCTCCTATTATGAGAGAGTTCATGACGCTCAGGTTTTTTGTCCAAGACTGAAACTGAGAACATGCATGCATGgccacacacatgcatgtgaaTAATTTCAGTTCAATATGCATATAACAATCTAGGAAAAGACCACTTGAAGGCAGTTTTACAGATGtgaaattttgtttagacattACCAGCATAATTACTAGTCTGCAGACAATATATATgttaaatatcacaaaataatgAAAGTGTATTTAGTTTCTTTAGACATGCACATGCTTACCTGTACATTTCTGGAAACAGATTGCATGAACTGGTTATTTCTGTATactaataaaaatgttgaatCATCAATACTCACTAACACAAACCTGCAGTAATTGTGTAATGGATTACAGAATGCTATTATCTTTAATCAAACTGGACACAGTT is a window encoding:
- the mtus1a gene encoding microtubule-associated tumor suppressor 1 homolog A isoform X1, whose product is MQSNYRCLDIEVGSPEIKITQTGKGMEVPFSAMHLPLFAEDQNGNDITCPSDTSSNSPRDSSSHGKTNSPVDAEMTKDCVGELISTTSIIQKVDPQTNLATVSYMKTVDDNCNPNLSFMISGLQNENIDSKSTIPDVHGLLVKKCDRVSKMCSNTDAQKSFVVGFVTPSPPRSSENHSSVSSSEMLIRDNNSFITQESDQPLSASVLEESLDTPSDIGVMPGLLPDVCEGLMHGTVSAPGQNSKPTDFGVTFIQPSNQTFTMEEDVFQTVPHNGPGQSKASHLFVAVNNSECVTPVNLKKNHIEAARSTPSTSAEGKTFQIPISEELDISGNAQTSTPVQAINCKTFCLSDSSLNKSKSEFGSPLAQVVKEQQSSVSQKPKTSLAASTKSNKLETKTYVKPDFSNVKSKVMSRPTSALKPSSATVVNASSNLGQHKNQTRHSLSKQSTASPNKNISASSSSSTVTCGGLKRNQNNVIKRTLSSTQDTAPAPKFRPRTLSEASSSSKTKEDTKAEDKRVGRIVSSSVRGFLSQAAKLGHRHSSSKEEKCLGKPQKNSAKADSSQPVGASLCDWRKSSLGSQPLSSRAGGSSPARTPAASLRPPPLSASKLKSGTAQKNGCTTTDMPSSRNKLSTSGGNPSMRVTEGTGTDGGVGTISKFSLPTGHQHSSASKLPVKTRTQLKSSGGHTKRELESPLGALGKPTTNKTTSLRTRLQSISPKVPSFGNKKISSSQSLTSARSAVNVLKPPASPRSQFSATFSVDKSKAKGSSQSHQQASANSHPDLVPPETKPRGLEYYKALCEKKNQTIQQLKNSLFASNRRFEAIAVVLQTLYKQHEASVKRHQECSLELLNLREELVSSVQSCERLEKEKEELHVALDGVLQKVQEQHRLDLADLEERLKTFYSNELEKIQQSYQEEAEKYKALTEQQLEEFKAKHEALQKELEKSHEKKVEGLKQHYEESFEELRKSHEQEMQALEKMQKDTETTLSNQIEELTTANTYFNERLKAEEDRRKELAEKCQKDSHTLYLEQELESLKVVLDIKNKQIHQQDKKLMQMDKLMEKNVTLDECLKKVQQENEDLKARMDKHAALSRQLSTEQAVLQESLQKETKVNKRLSMENEELLWKLQNGDLSSPRKSPSSTSMTLQSPRHSGLFSSPPVSPR
- the mtus1a gene encoding microtubule-associated tumor suppressor 1 homolog A isoform X2 is translated as MQSNYRCLDIEVGSPEIKITQTGKGMEVPFSAMHLPLFAEDQNGNDITCPSDTSSNSPRDSSSHGKTNSPVDAEMTKDCVGELISTTSIIQKVDPQTNLATVSYMKTVDDNCNPNLSFMISGLQNENIDSKSTIPDVHGLLVKKCDRVSKMCSNTDAQKSFVVGFVTPSPPRSSENHSSVSSSEMLIRDNNSFITQESDQPLSASVLEESLDTPSDIGVMPGLLPDVCEGLMHGTVSAPGQNSKPTDFGVTFIQPSNQTFTMEEDVFQTVPHNGPGQSKASHLFVAVNNSECVTPVNLKKNHIEAARSTPSTSAEGKTFQIPISEELDISGNAQTSTPVQAINCKTFCLSDSSLNKSKSEFGSPLAQVVKEQQSSVSQKPKTSLAASTKSNKLETKTYVKPDFSNVKSKVMSRPTSALKPSSATVVNASSNLGQHKNQTRHSLSKQSTASPNKNISASSSSSTVTCGGLKRNQNNVIKRTLSSTQDTAPAPKFRPRTLSEASSSSKTKEDTKAEDKRVGRIVSSSVRGFLSQAAKLGHRHSSSKEEKCLGKPQKNSAKADSSQPVGASLCDWRKSSLGSQPLSSRAGGSSPARTPAASLRPPPLSASKLKSGTAQKNGCTTTDMPSSRNKLSTSGGNPSMRVTEGTGTDGGVGTISKFSLPTGHQHSSASKLPVKTRTQLKSSGGHTKRELESPLGALGKPTTNKTTSLRTRLQSISPKVPSFGNKKISSSQSLTSARSAVNVLKPPASPRSQFSATFSVDKSKAKGSSQSHQQASANSHPDLVPPETKPRGLEYYKALCEKKNQTIQQLKNSLFASNRRFEAIAVVLQTLYKQHEASVKRHQECSLELLNLREELVSSVQSCERLEKEKEELHVALDGVLQKVQEQHRLDLADLEERLKTFYSNELEKIQQSYQEEAEKYKALTEQQLEEFKAKHEALQKELEKSHEKKVEGLKQHYEESFEELRKSHEQEMQALEKMQKDTETTLSNQIEELTTANTYFNERLKAEEDRRKELAEKCQDSHTLYLEQELESLKVVLDIKNKQIHQQDKKLMQMDKLMEKNVTLDECLKKVQQENEDLKARMDKHAALSRQLSTEQAVLQESLQKETKVNKRLSMENEELLWKLQNGDLSSPRKSPSSTSMTLQSPRHSGLFSSPPVSPR